One part of the Eucalyptus grandis isolate ANBG69807.140 chromosome 10, ASM1654582v1, whole genome shotgun sequence genome encodes these proteins:
- the LOC104423118 gene encoding uncharacterized protein LOC104423118 — translation MDQSKPDPTPPPPPPPPPAPGFYYTPLPPQPSDQHYVVLPLYYPRRRRRCGTLACALLSVSSLLLLAALAYVLWPSDPRLKIARLWPTRVRIRTLPVLAVDISMLATIRVRNADAYWMDYRRLDVAVGYRGKMLGRVTSGGGRVRAFGSSYVDAALELNGVEVLAEAAFLLEDLAKGSVPFDTLTEVEGQLGLWFFRFPLKAKVSCEVLVNTKNQTIVRQSCYPERLGSSMASLQS, via the exons ATGGATCAgtccaaacccgacccgactcctcctcctccgcccccgcccccgccggcGCCGGGCTTCTACTACACTCCCCTGCCGCCCCAGCCCTCCGACCAGCACTACGTCGTTCTGCCGCTTTACTATccccgccggcggcggcgcTGCGGCACCCTCGCCTGCGCGCTCCTGTCCGTCTCGTCCCTCCTCCTGCTCGCCGCGCTCGCGTACGTGCTCTGGCCGTCGGACCCGCGCCTCAAGATCGCCCGGCTCTGGCCGACCCGGGTCCGGATCCGGACCTTGCCGGTCCTGGCCGTGGACATATCCATGCTGGCCACCATCCGGGTCAGGAACGCCGACGCGTACTGGATGGACTACCGGAGGCTCGACGTGGCGGTCGGGTACCGGGGGAAGATGCTGGGCCGCGTGACGTCCGGCGGGGGCCGCGTGCGGGCGTTCGGGTCGTCCTACGTGGACGCTGCGCTGGAGCTGAACGGGGTCGAGGTCCTGGCGGAGGCGGCGTTCTTGCTGGAGGACCTGGCGAAGGGGTCGGTGCCGTTCGATACCCTGACGGAGGTGGAGGGACAGCTCGGGCTCTGGTTCTTCAGGTTCCCTTTGAAG GCAAAAGTATCATGTGAGGTACTGGTCAATACAAAGAACCAAACAATTGTTCGTCAAAGCTGTTACCCTGAG CGACTAGGAAGCTCAATGGCATCATTGCAAAGCTAA